From Streptomyces sp. CMB-StM0423, a single genomic window includes:
- a CDS encoding GNAT family N-acetyltransferase, translating to MDPITLVTERLLLRPAEPGDIDAVLAACQDPGIQRWLPVPSPYEREHAEEYVLKIIPAGWREDRQYDLVLTDLESGALVGSAGVGRAAGPEERVRSVGFWTAPGHRGQGYAGEAVAALARWAFTELGADRLEWLAQVGNEGSRSVARKAGFTMEGVLRSRLIHRGVRRDAWVASLLPSDLGLAPQVPYGARATYPARTAG from the coding sequence ATGGACCCGATCACGCTGGTCACCGAGCGCCTGCTGCTCCGCCCCGCGGAGCCCGGTGACATCGACGCCGTCCTGGCCGCCTGCCAGGACCCCGGCATCCAGCGCTGGCTGCCGGTCCCGTCGCCGTACGAGCGGGAGCACGCGGAGGAGTACGTACTGAAGATCATCCCCGCCGGCTGGCGCGAGGACCGGCAGTACGACCTGGTCCTCACCGACCTGGAGAGCGGCGCGCTGGTGGGCTCGGCGGGCGTCGGGCGGGCCGCCGGGCCGGAGGAGCGGGTCCGCTCGGTCGGCTTCTGGACCGCCCCCGGACACCGCGGGCAGGGGTATGCGGGCGAGGCGGTCGCGGCGCTGGCCCGCTGGGCGTTCACGGAGCTGGGCGCGGACCGGCTGGAGTGGCTGGCGCAGGTGGGGAACGAGGGGTCGCGGTCGGTGGCACGCAAGGCCGGCTTCACGATGGAGGGCGTGCTGCGCTCGCGGCTCATCCACCGGGGCGTGCGGCGGGACGCCTGGGTGGCTTCGCTGCTGCCCTCGGACCTGGGCCTGGCCCCGCAGGTGCCGTACGGGGCGCGTGCGACGTACCCGGCGCGGACGGCGGGCTGA
- the secA gene encoding preprotein translocase subunit SecA, whose amino-acid sequence MSVFGKIMRAGEGKILRKLNRIADQVNSIEEDFTDLSDAELRALTEEYKQRYEDGESLDDILPEAFATVREAAHRILGERHYDVQIMGGAALHEGYVAEMKTGEGKTLVGTLPAYLNAISGKGVHIVTVNDYLAQRDSEWMGRVHRFLGLSVGCILANMPPAQRREQYKCDITYGTNNEFGFDYLRDNMAWSKDELVQRGHNFAIVDEVDSILIDEARTPLIISGPADQATKWYADFAKLVTRLAKGEPGDPRLGKQETGDYDVDEKKRTVAIHEAGVAKVENYLGIDNLYESVNTPLVGYLNNAIKAKELFKKDKDYVVMNGEVMIVDEHTGRILAGRRYNEGMHQAIEAKEGVDIKDENQTLATITLQNFFRLYKRHDRDGKEEPGLAGMTGTAMTEAAEFQQIYKLGVVPIPTNRPLARMDQSDLIYRTEEAKFDAVVDDIEEKYKKGQPVLVGTTSVEKSEYLSQQLSKRGVQHEVLNAKQHDREAIIVAQAGRRGAITVATNMAGRGTDIKLGGNPDDLAEADLRQQGLDPVEHAEQWAAGLPDALKKAETAVKAEYEEVKGLGGLYVLGTERHESRRIDNQLRGRSGRQGDPGESRFYLSLGDDLMRLFKAQLVERVMSMANVPDDVPIENKMVTRAIASAQSQVEQQNFETRKNVLKYDEVMNRQREVIYGERKRVLEGEDLHEQVRHFMDDTIDAYIQAETVEGFAEEWDLDRLWRAFKQLYPVSVTVEELEEAAGDRAGITPEFIEDMVKEDVRAQYDKREEQLGPEIMRELERRVVLSVLDRKWREHLYEMDYLQEGIQLRAMAQKDPLVEFQREGFDMFNAMMDGIKEESVGYLFNLEVQVEQQVEEVPVQDAAPADAAPQDAAPAPAILAKGLDQPQRPDRLHFSAPTAEGGVEEGELATDGAQAATSGGPGDGRTRAERRRAQKGGSKGKRRKK is encoded by the coding sequence GTGTCCGTCTTCGGAAAGATCATGCGCGCAGGCGAAGGAAAGATCCTGCGCAAGCTCAACCGCATTGCGGACCAGGTCAACTCCATCGAAGAGGACTTCACCGACCTCTCCGATGCCGAGCTGCGCGCACTGACCGAGGAATACAAGCAGCGCTACGAGGACGGCGAGTCCCTCGACGACATCCTGCCCGAGGCGTTCGCCACCGTGCGCGAAGCGGCCCACCGCATCCTCGGCGAGCGGCACTACGACGTCCAGATCATGGGCGGCGCGGCGCTGCACGAGGGCTACGTGGCCGAGATGAAGACCGGCGAGGGCAAGACCCTGGTCGGCACCCTGCCCGCGTATCTGAACGCGATCTCCGGCAAGGGCGTGCACATCGTCACGGTCAACGACTACCTCGCCCAGCGCGACTCCGAGTGGATGGGCCGCGTCCACCGCTTCCTGGGCCTGTCGGTCGGCTGCATCCTCGCCAACATGCCGCCGGCGCAGCGCCGCGAGCAGTACAAGTGCGACATCACCTACGGGACGAACAACGAGTTCGGCTTCGACTACCTCCGCGACAACATGGCGTGGTCGAAGGACGAGCTGGTGCAGCGCGGCCACAACTTCGCGATCGTCGACGAGGTCGACTCCATCCTCATCGACGAGGCCCGTACGCCGCTGATCATCTCCGGCCCCGCCGACCAGGCCACCAAGTGGTACGCCGACTTCGCCAAGCTCGTCACCCGGCTGGCCAAGGGCGAGCCCGGCGACCCGCGCCTGGGCAAGCAGGAGACCGGCGACTACGACGTGGACGAGAAGAAGCGGACCGTCGCCATCCATGAGGCGGGCGTCGCCAAGGTGGAGAACTACCTGGGCATCGACAACCTCTACGAGTCCGTGAACACCCCCCTGGTCGGCTATCTGAACAACGCCATCAAGGCCAAGGAGCTGTTCAAGAAGGACAAGGACTACGTCGTCATGAACGGCGAAGTCATGATCGTCGACGAGCACACGGGCCGTATCCTCGCGGGACGCCGCTACAACGAGGGCATGCACCAGGCGATCGAGGCCAAAGAGGGCGTCGACATCAAGGACGAGAACCAGACGCTCGCCACGATCACCCTGCAGAACTTCTTCCGCCTCTACAAGCGCCACGACCGCGACGGCAAGGAAGAGCCCGGCCTGGCCGGCATGACCGGTACGGCCATGACCGAGGCCGCCGAGTTCCAGCAGATCTACAAGCTCGGCGTGGTGCCCATCCCCACCAACCGGCCGCTGGCGCGCATGGACCAGTCCGACCTGATCTACCGGACCGAAGAGGCGAAGTTCGACGCCGTCGTCGACGACATCGAGGAGAAGTACAAGAAGGGCCAGCCGGTGCTGGTCGGTACGACCTCGGTGGAGAAGTCCGAGTACCTCTCGCAGCAGCTCAGCAAGCGCGGCGTGCAGCACGAGGTGCTCAACGCCAAGCAGCACGACCGCGAGGCCATCATCGTCGCCCAGGCCGGCCGCCGGGGCGCGATCACCGTCGCCACGAACATGGCCGGCCGCGGCACCGACATCAAGCTCGGCGGCAACCCCGACGACCTCGCCGAGGCCGACCTGCGCCAGCAGGGCCTGGACCCGGTTGAGCACGCCGAGCAGTGGGCGGCGGGGCTGCCGGACGCGCTGAAGAAGGCGGAGACGGCGGTCAAGGCCGAGTACGAGGAGGTCAAGGGCCTCGGCGGGCTGTACGTGCTGGGCACCGAGCGGCACGAGTCGCGGCGTATCGACAACCAGTTGCGCGGCCGCTCCGGCCGCCAGGGCGACCCCGGCGAGTCCCGCTTCTACCTCTCCCTCGGCGACGACCTGATGCGGCTCTTCAAGGCGCAGTTGGTGGAGCGCGTCATGTCGATGGCCAACGTGCCGGACGACGTGCCGATCGAGAACAAGATGGTCACCCGCGCCATCGCCTCCGCCCAGTCGCAGGTCGAGCAGCAGAACTTCGAGACGCGCAAGAACGTCCTGAAGTACGACGAGGTCATGAACCGCCAGCGCGAGGTCATCTACGGCGAGCGCAAGCGGGTGCTGGAGGGCGAGGACCTGCACGAGCAGGTACGTCACTTCATGGACGACACCATCGACGCCTACATCCAGGCCGAGACCGTCGAGGGCTTCGCCGAGGAGTGGGACCTCGACCGGCTGTGGCGGGCCTTCAAGCAGCTCTACCCCGTCTCCGTGACGGTCGAGGAGCTGGAGGAGGCCGCGGGCGACCGGGCGGGCATCACGCCCGAGTTCATCGAGGACATGGTCAAGGAGGACGTCCGCGCGCAGTACGACAAGCGTGAGGAGCAGCTCGGCCCGGAGATCATGCGCGAGCTGGAGCGCCGGGTCGTGCTGTCGGTGCTGGACCGCAAGTGGCGTGAGCACCTCTACGAGATGGACTACCTCCAGGAGGGCATCCAACTGCGCGCGATGGCGCAGAAGGACCCGCTGGTGGAGTTCCAGCGCGAGGGCTTCGACATGTTCAACGCCATGATGGACGGCATCAAGGAGGAGTCCGTCGGCTACCTGTTCAACCTGGAGGTCCAGGTCGAGCAGCAGGTCGAGGAGGTCCCGGTGCAGGACGCGGCGCCCGCCGACGCCGCGCCGCAGGACGCGGCCCCGGCCCCGGCGATCCTCGCCAAGGGCCTCGACCAGCCGCAGCGCCCCGACCGGCTGCACTTCTCCGCCCCCACGGCGGAGGGCGGCGTCGAGGAGGGCGAACTGGCCACCGACGGCGCCCAGGCCGCCACCTCCGGCGGCCCGGGCGACGGCCGTACCCGCGCGGAGCGCCGCCGGGCCCAGAAGGGCGGCTCGAAGGGCAAGCGGCGCAAGAAGTGA
- a CDS encoding GNAT family N-acetyltransferase, with translation MEPVTLDTDRLLLRPMEAGDIDAVLAACQDPDVQRWTRVPSPYGRGHAEDFVLKVSPSGWREDTMYNFGVFTRDGGALVGSMGLVGFTPSRHAERVAELGYWTAPEQRRRGYTAEAVAAVVRWAFTEVGIDRVEWFAEVGNQPSRAVALGAGFTMEGTLRSWFVNHGTRRDAWVASLLPSDLGLESRLPYLPAP, from the coding sequence ATGGAACCCGTCACACTCGACACCGACCGGCTGCTGCTGCGGCCCATGGAAGCCGGCGACATCGACGCCGTCCTGGCCGCCTGCCAGGACCCGGACGTGCAGCGCTGGACGCGCGTACCGTCGCCGTACGGGCGCGGGCACGCCGAGGACTTCGTCCTCAAGGTCAGCCCCTCGGGCTGGCGCGAGGACACCATGTACAACTTCGGCGTCTTCACCCGCGACGGCGGGGCGCTGGTGGGCTCGATGGGGCTCGTCGGCTTCACGCCGTCGCGGCACGCGGAGCGGGTCGCGGAGCTGGGGTACTGGACGGCGCCGGAGCAGCGGCGGCGGGGGTACACGGCGGAGGCGGTGGCGGCCGTGGTGCGGTGGGCGTTCACGGAGGTCGGCATCGACCGGGTGGAGTGGTTCGCCGAGGTGGGCAACCAGCCGTCGCGGGCGGTGGCGCTGGGGGCGGGGTTCACGATGGAGGGCACGCTGCGCTCGTGGTTCGTCAACCACGGCACGCGGCGCGACGCCTGGGTGGCGTCGCTGCTGCCCTCGGACCTCGGGCTGGAGTCGCGGCTGCCGTATCTGCCGGCGCCGTAG
- a CDS encoding Rv3235 family protein: MTTTRTRPEGGPERNEPAAGTGTGHERAGDERAGDAAAGRPHEPAQGPPYDSPHGAAFGAAHRRSPARRPPRGKPRRPRGRTAPPNRRDTRRPGRLPARPPAGELRPHEWFAERLMLALSGQRPMHWLLGHTTGRAYDQLAAFADDLPLRDGPRPELRACGYCRPAPDAIEGFARIAVGDRLRALAFRLELGPDHRWRCAAVEMAPSPERDRA, from the coding sequence GTGACGACCACACGCACCCGGCCGGAAGGCGGGCCGGAGCGGAACGAGCCGGCCGCCGGCACGGGAACCGGGCACGAACGGGCCGGGGACGAACGGGCCGGGGACGCCGCGGCCGGCCGGCCACACGAACCGGCACAGGGGCCGCCGTACGACTCTCCGCACGGCGCGGCGTTCGGCGCGGCACACCGCCGGAGCCCCGCCCGCCGGCCACCGCGGGGGAAACCCCGGCGGCCCCGCGGCCGTACCGCCCCGCCGAACCGGCGCGACACCCGCCGCCCCGGCCGCCTGCCCGCGCGCCCCCCTGCGGGGGAACTGCGCCCGCACGAGTGGTTCGCCGAACGGCTGATGCTCGCGCTCAGCGGCCAGCGGCCGATGCACTGGCTCCTCGGCCACACCACCGGCCGCGCCTACGACCAACTCGCGGCGTTCGCCGACGACCTGCCCCTGCGCGACGGCCCCCGCCCGGAACTGCGGGCCTGCGGCTACTGCCGCCCCGCACCCGACGCCATCGAGGGCTTCGCCCGCATCGCCGTGGGCGACCGGCTCCGCGCCCTGGCCTTCCGCCTGGAACTGGGCCCCGACCACCGCTGGCGCTGCGCCGCCGTCGAAATGGCCCCCAGCCCGGAGCGCGACCGCGCATAA
- a CDS encoding DUF6912 family protein: MRVYVPMTPAGLARAHEAGELGPAPLVAYAVTPALREWYVSDNLEELEYAALTRAAQASLRLLAIAPAPGAPPRRVVVAVELPEGAAAADPDRGMDPAAIGEVRVAAAVPLKLAAAVHVDADDAAADVAAAVAALGAADAGDDDARFTVDGAEDHELLWYGVQEIENLVG; the protein is encoded by the coding sequence ATGCGCGTGTACGTACCCATGACCCCGGCCGGCCTGGCGCGGGCGCACGAGGCCGGTGAGCTGGGCCCGGCGCCGCTGGTTGCCTACGCCGTGACCCCGGCGCTGCGCGAGTGGTACGTCTCGGACAACCTCGAAGAGCTGGAGTACGCGGCCCTCACCCGCGCGGCCCAGGCGTCGCTGCGGCTGCTGGCGATCGCCCCCGCCCCCGGTGCCCCGCCGCGCCGGGTCGTGGTCGCGGTGGAGCTGCCCGAGGGCGCCGCGGCGGCCGACCCCGATCGGGGGATGGACCCGGCCGCGATCGGCGAGGTACGGGTCGCGGCGGCCGTGCCGCTGAAGCTGGCGGCGGCGGTGCACGTGGACGCGGACGACGCGGCGGCGGACGTCGCGGCGGCCGTGGCCGCGCTGGGCGCCGCGGACGCCGGGGACGACGACGCACGGTTCACGGTCGACGGTGCGGAGGACCACGAGCTGCTCTGGTACGGCGTACAGGAGATCGAGAACCTGGTCGGCTGA